In Campylobacter lari, one DNA window encodes the following:
- the xseB gene encoding exodeoxyribonuclease VII small subunit, with amino-acid sequence MEFEDHIKQAELSLEKLNDKDLDLKTCVEIYKEGLKSIKQARTMLENAKLEIEQVDE; translated from the coding sequence ATGGAATTTGAAGATCATATCAAACAAGCCGAGCTTTCTTTGGAAAAACTTAATGATAAAGATTTGGACCTTAAAACTTGCGTAGAAATTTATAAAGAAGGTTTAAAAAGTATCAAGCAAGCAAGAACTATGCTTGAAAATGCTAAATTAGAAATCGAGCAAGTAGATGAGTAG
- the guaB gene encoding IMP dehydrogenase translates to MKIIKRALTFEDVLLVPQYSEVLPKEVDIKTRLTKNITLNMPLISAAMDTVTEHRAAIMMARLGGIGVIHKNMDIASQVREIKRVKKSESGVIMDPIYIGPKASVKEALELMAEYRISGVPVVDENKILIGILTNRDLRFETNFDNLVENVMTKMPLITAKKGSTLDDAERIFSTNKVEKLPIVDENNRLEGLITIKDLKKRKEYPNSNKDAYGRLRVAAAVGVGQLDRVKALVEAEVDVIVMDSAHGHSKGIIDTLKAIKAEFNVDVIVGNVASAKAVKDLCEAGADAVKIGIGPGSICTTRIVSGVGVPQISAIDECAIEASKYSVPVIADGGIKYSGDIAKAIAAGASSVMIGSLLAGTDESPGELFTYQGRQYKSYRGMGSLGAMQKGSSDRYFQEGTAQDKLVPEGIEGRVPYVGSIKSVVHQLLGGLRSSMGYVGAVDIKAFQERAEFVEITAAGLKESHVHDVTITAEAPNYKVSN, encoded by the coding sequence ATGAAAATCATAAAACGCGCTTTGACTTTTGAAGATGTTTTACTAGTCCCTCAATATTCTGAGGTTTTACCTAAAGAAGTAGATATTAAAACAAGACTTACAAAAAATATCACCTTAAATATGCCTTTGATTTCGGCTGCTATGGATACAGTTACTGAACATAGAGCAGCTATTATGATGGCAAGGCTTGGTGGCATAGGGGTAATCCATAAAAATATGGACATAGCTTCACAAGTTAGAGAGATAAAAAGAGTTAAAAAAAGTGAAAGTGGCGTGATTATGGATCCTATTTATATAGGGCCTAAAGCAAGTGTTAAAGAAGCGCTAGAACTCATGGCTGAATATAGAATTTCAGGCGTTCCTGTGGTAGATGAGAATAAAATTTTAATAGGAATTTTAACTAATCGCGATTTAAGATTTGAAACTAACTTTGATAATTTAGTAGAAAATGTAATGACAAAAATGCCTTTAATCACTGCTAAAAAAGGCTCTACTTTAGATGATGCAGAAAGGATTTTCTCTACTAATAAAGTAGAAAAACTTCCAATCGTAGATGAAAATAATCGCTTAGAAGGTTTAATCACTATAAAAGATTTGAAAAAACGCAAAGAATATCCAAATTCAAATAAAGATGCTTATGGAAGATTAAGAGTGGCTGCAGCCGTGGGTGTGGGTCAGCTTGATCGCGTAAAGGCTTTAGTAGAAGCTGAAGTTGATGTTATAGTAATGGATAGTGCGCATGGACATTCTAAAGGGATTATTGATACATTAAAAGCAATTAAGGCTGAATTTAATGTAGATGTGATAGTAGGAAATGTTGCAAGTGCTAAAGCGGTTAAAGATCTATGTGAAGCAGGTGCAGACGCTGTTAAGATAGGTATAGGACCTGGTAGTATTTGCACCACACGCATTGTTTCAGGTGTGGGTGTACCTCAAATTTCAGCTATAGATGAATGTGCAATAGAAGCGAGTAAATACAGCGTGCCAGTAATCGCTGATGGGGGTATAAAATACTCAGGCGATATTGCAAAAGCTATCGCAGCAGGAGCAAGTAGTGTGATGATAGGTTCACTTTTAGCAGGAACTGATGAGAGTCCAGGTGAGTTATTTACTTATCAAGGAAGACAATATAAGAGTTATCGTGGCATGGGAAGCTTAGGTGCTATGCAAAAAGGTAGTTCAGATAGATATTTCCAAGAAGGTACAGCTCAAGATAAACTTGTACCTGAAGGTATTGAAGGTAGGGTGCCTTATGTAGGAAGTATAAAAAGTGTAGTACATCAACTTTTAGGTGGGCTTAGATCTTCTATGGGTTATGTAGGTGCAGTAGATATCAAAGCTTTCCAAGAAAGAGCTGAATTTGTAGAAATCACCGCAGCAGGATTAAAAGAAAGCCATGTGCATGATGTAACTATCACTGCTGAAGCACCAAATTATAAGGTGAGTAATTAA